A stretch of the Polyangiaceae bacterium genome encodes the following:
- a CDS encoding four helix bundle protein, with product MASIVNNIAEGAGKFAKPDKSRFYTTAIGSATESAAMLDVCLRRQLIAAEAHEKGKQLLDRFVAMLVKLCRALRDG from the coding sequence ATGGCCTCGATCGTCAACAACATCGCCGAGGGCGCAGGGAAGTTCGCCAAGCCCGACAAGAGCCGTTTCTACACGACGGCGATCGGCTCTGCGACCGAGTCCGCAGCCATGCTCGACGTCTGCCTGCGACGTCAGCTCATCGCGGCCGAAGCCCATGAGAAGGGCAAGCAACTACTCGATCGTTTTGTCGCGATGCTCGTGAAGCTCTGCCGTGCCCTGCGCGATGGCTGA
- a CDS encoding zinc ribbon domain-containing protein: MPTYEYEILGPDGAVQGVYETEQKMSDPPLTAHPETGAPLRRILSSTFAGGAANAAEAMCGSGACGMPNPGACGLGGGGCGGGGWN; the protein is encoded by the coding sequence GTGCCGACCTACGAATACGAGATCCTGGGCCCCGACGGCGCCGTCCAAGGCGTTTACGAAACCGAGCAGAAGATGAGCGACCCGCCGCTCACTGCGCACCCCGAGACGGGCGCGCCGCTGCGCCGCATCCTGTCGAGCACTTTCGCTGGCGGCGCGGCCAACGCGGCCGAGGCGATGTGCGGCTCCGGCGCCTGCGGCATGCCGAACCCGGGGGCCTGCGGCCTGGGCGGTGGCGGCTGCGGCGGCGGCGGCTGGAACTGA